The DNA region CGTCAGCCACGATCCTCACGCCCGCCGCCGCCTTCACCTCCTCCACCGCCATAAACCTGTCCTCTGGGTCGCGCATCTCTTCCAGCGGCTTGGGCATTATTAACATCCTCACCTTCGCCTCCTTTGGCCCCTCGAGGCCGGCCGTGACGACTACGTCGCCTTTTCTCAGCCTCCCGTCGTATATGATGGCGTCAGCCACGACGCCGAGGCCCCGCTCCTCCTTCACCTCCATGACGACGCCCCTCGCAGGCCCCTCCCCCACTTGTAGCTTCTCCTTGGGGATGAAGCGCTGGCTGACTCCGGCCAGTACTAGTAGTAGGTCGGCGATCCCCTCCCCCGTCACGGCACTGGTGGGGACTATGGGCACCTGCTTGGTGAAGTCCCTGACGCGGTCGTACCTATCCGCCTCTATGCCGAACTTAGACAGCTCCTCTATCAGCTTGCCGATTCTCTCCTCCAGCGTCGCCACGGCGTGCCACTCCTGGTCCTCCACGGCGAAGAGGAAGGGCCGGTTCTCCACGGACTTCCAGCCGTAGATCCTGTCCAGCTTGTTCGCCGCTATGACGAAGGGGACGCCCCGGCTCTGGATGAGCTTAAGAGACTCGACGCCCTGGTCCTCCAGCCCCGAGGTGATGTCCACCACCAATATGGCGAGGTCGGCCACTGAGCCGCCCCTCTTGCGTAGGTTGGAAAAGGCGGCGTGGCCCGGCGTGTCGATAAAGAGGAAGCCCGGAATCCAGATCCTCCCCCTCAGCCTTAGCCTATCCACCAGCGGCCCTGAGAACTTCTCCACCGCCTGCCACGGCACGAAGGACATCCCTATGTGCTGGGTGATCATCCCCGGCTCCCTATACGCCACGGAAGTCCCTCTAATCTTATCCAGCAACAACGTCTTCCCCACATCGACGTGCCCCATAACCACGACGAAGGGCGAACGGACACCGGCCATAAAACCAGCTGGGTAGCAGTATAAATGCCTTGCACCCAGCCACCCGCCGCTGAGAGCCGGTGAAAAAGAGGGCTATTTCCTATCTGACAAGGTATACGCGACGGCCAAGGCGGCGGCCACTGCGACGGCTATGGGTAGCCAGGGGGCGCCGGCTCCGCTAGCCGGGTTGGTGGCTTGTTCTCCCTGCAAATCGGCTACGATGCCCACATCGTAGCGAAAGAGCGGGGTGTCTACCTCGCCGTGATATATGACGACGGGCGTGCAGTTCAGCACCTTGACCGCGTTTAGCAAAGCCTCGCTTACGCCCTCGGCGGTCATGTTAGAGCCCTTAATAACGTCGAAGCTTACTGAAGGAATTCCAAAGAACGTGTCCCTAACACCGGCCGAGGCGGTGGTTAACATCGGCGTCCACACGTAGTACGGGAGCACCTCCACCAGCTCCTCGTCAGAGGCCTTCTCAACGGGCTTCCCTATCCTATTCTCCACGTTCCTCTTCACAGCCCGGCGGAGGGCTTCGCCGTCGAGCTCGCCCCTAGAGCTCCTCACGGCCTTGCGCAACTCCTCAAGATCCATAACGCTTAGAGCCGAGTCGTTGCCCATTAGCCAGCTCCTGAAGGCTCTGGCCTTTTCCAACCTCGCACTCTGGAGATACGCCTCGGCCCTTCCCCACTCCGGGTGCTTTTTGAGCTCTTGGAGAAGCCTCACCTCGATCCTCGTGTCGCTTACCTCAGGGATGTCCCAAGGCAGAACCACAACCACGGCCTTAACGGCTCCGGCCCGGCGGGCAAATTCAGTCACGTTAAGCGGCGACGCGACGACGAAGCCTGCCGGGGGCGAGTGGCTCAAGACGCCAACTGCGTACACCCTACCCCCAGCCGCCTCCGCCGCGGCCCTCAGAGTATTAGCAACGTAGAACGAGGCCTTGGGATCTGTTAAATTAGGCGCAACGCCGAGTAGCCCCGCAAAGACCTTCTCCACTTCAGTAAACGCCATGGGGACCTCAATTACGGGGCAAGCCGCCTGCGGGGCGTACAGCGCCACAACCCCTCCCACCCTCACC from Pyrobaculum arsenaticum DSM 13514 includes:
- the infB gene encoding translation initiation factor IF-2 — encoded protein: MAGVRSPFVVVMGHVDVGKTLLLDKIRGTSVAYREPGMITQHIGMSFVPWQAVEKFSGPLVDRLRLRGRIWIPGFLFIDTPGHAAFSNLRKRGGSVADLAILVVDITSGLEDQGVESLKLIQSRGVPFVIAANKLDRIYGWKSVENRPFLFAVEDQEWHAVATLEERIGKLIEELSKFGIEADRYDRVRDFTKQVPIVPTSAVTGEGIADLLLVLAGVSQRFIPKEKLQVGEGPARGVVMEVKEERGLGVVADAIIYDGRLRKGDVVVTAGLEGPKEAKVRMLIMPKPLEEMRDPEDRFMAVEEVKAAAGVRIVADGLEGVVAGAPLLAVWSLQDLPNARRLVGEEISEIKIESDREGVIVRADTFGTLESTVLFLRQQGVPVRKADVGPPTHKDVVEAVLSRRKNPAFGVILAFNVKIPPDVEKEATSSGIKIIRGEILYRIFDEYLKWSQEVKTKTIEQILSQLTRPGKIQILPGFVFRRSDPVIVGVKVLAGTIKPGVTLVKDGREVGKIMQIQKQGKPVNEAAVGDEVAISIQGDVMVGRQIKEGDVLYVYVPDEQAREWLFKYKQYLRDDEKKALEEFLKTRKSAHQ